A single window of Gossypium hirsutum isolate 1008001.06 chromosome A10, Gossypium_hirsutum_v2.1, whole genome shotgun sequence DNA harbors:
- the LOC107895483 gene encoding cell wall / vacuolar inhibitor of fructosidase 1 yields MNNTVSFALLHFAFCFTLVSFTPISALELHGTGANMVETTCQKTPFYNLCISALKSDPRSSGANVAGLAQIGTDKLKAKATATLRQITALLKVAKDPKLKMALRDCADYYNAIVKYDIPVAVEAVTKGDPKFGVEGATDAANEADACGRGFKNQPKFPIYASNKVVHDLSAVVASIVQLLL; encoded by the coding sequence ATGAACAACACCGTCTCTTTTGCTCTGCTTCACTTTGCATTTTGCTTCACTTTAGTTTCATTCACTCCTATTTCTGCCCTGGAATTGCATGGAACTGGTGCCAACATGGTCGAAACAACTTGCCAAAAGACACCCTTTTACAATCTATGCATCTCGGCTCTTAAATCCGACCCTCGAAGTTCCGGTGCAAACGTAGCGGGGCTAGCGCAAATCGGAACTGATAAACTGAAGGCCAAAGCCACCGCAACGCTGCGGCAGATCACAGCGCTGCTTAAAGTGGCCAAAGATCCGAAGCTGAAAATGGCCTTGCGTGACTGTGCTGATTATTACAACGCCATTGTTAAATACGATATCCCGGTAGCTGTAGAAGCTGTCACGAAAGGCGACCCAAAGTTCGGTGTCGAGGGGGCGACGGATGCAGCTAATGAAGCCGATGCTTGTGGCAGGGGATTCAAAAACCAACCCAAGTTTCCAATATATGCTAGCAACAAGGTTGTCCATGATCTTTCTGCTGTGGTTGCTTCCATTGTCCAATTATTACTATGA